One Halolamina litorea genomic window carries:
- a CDS encoding class I SAM-dependent methyltransferase, translating into MSDPAARFESTAEQYAVYRPEYDDRALDYLRERFDLDGTGRLLDLGCGTGRLGVALAPDVGEVVGVDPNEAMIEHARERANVVGETNTDWRVGSDADLAGMADDLDPLGLTVVGRSFHWMDQGRTLETLHEITESGGGVALLSDTEWLARGTADWQDAVYDAVAEYLDDPPERTGPVEYDGSWIRAVADHGFDDVERHSFEVEREWDDRSVIGYLLSLSFCSPAVLGDDREAFEHAVRERLSAFEAPYEEAATVELIAGRR; encoded by the coding sequence GTGAGCGACCCCGCCGCACGCTTCGAGTCGACTGCCGAACAGTACGCCGTCTACCGCCCGGAGTACGACGACCGGGCTCTCGACTACCTCCGCGAGCGATTCGACCTCGACGGCACGGGTCGCCTGCTCGATCTCGGCTGCGGGACCGGCCGCCTCGGCGTCGCGCTCGCGCCCGACGTGGGTGAGGTCGTCGGCGTCGACCCAAACGAGGCGATGATCGAACACGCCCGCGAGCGCGCGAACGTCGTCGGCGAGACGAACACCGACTGGCGGGTGGGTAGTGACGCCGACCTCGCCGGGATGGCCGACGACCTCGACCCGCTCGGGCTGACAGTCGTGGGGCGGTCGTTCCACTGGATGGATCAGGGGCGCACGCTCGAGACGCTCCACGAGATCACCGAGTCCGGCGGCGGCGTCGCCCTCCTCAGCGACACGGAGTGGCTCGCCCGTGGCACTGCGGACTGGCAGGACGCGGTGTACGACGCCGTCGCCGAGTACCTCGACGACCCACCCGAGCGGACTGGCCCGGTCGAGTACGACGGGTCGTGGATTCGGGCAGTCGCCGACCACGGGTTCGACGACGTCGAACGGCACAGCTTCGAGGTCGAACGCGAGTGGGACGACCGGAGCGTGATCGGCTACCTCCTCTCGCTCTCGTTCTGTTCGCCCGCGGTTCTCGGCGACGACCGCGAGGCGTTCGAACACGCAGTGCGGGAGCGACTGTCGGCGTTCGAGGCGCCGTACGAGGAGGCGGCGACCGTCGAACTCATCGCCGGTCGGCGGTAG
- a CDS encoding NYN domain-containing protein: MSLLRRLLGGQREGVALFVDGPNVLREEFDVDLDDVRAAAAASGRVVAARLYLNEQAPGSLIRAAEAHGFEVITTSGDVDVKLAVDAAEFVLRNRVETIAIASRDTDFKPALELAGREGVRTLAIAPGSYGRSDALRTAADESITLEE, from the coding sequence ATGAGCTTGCTTCGGCGCCTCCTCGGTGGGCAACGCGAGGGCGTGGCGCTGTTCGTCGACGGGCCGAACGTGTTGCGCGAGGAGTTCGACGTGGACCTGGACGACGTCCGTGCGGCCGCGGCCGCGTCCGGCCGGGTCGTCGCCGCACGCCTCTACCTCAACGAGCAGGCACCCGGCAGCCTGATCCGGGCGGCCGAGGCCCACGGCTTCGAGGTGATCACGACCAGCGGCGACGTGGACGTGAAACTCGCCGTCGACGCCGCGGAGTTCGTGCTCCGGAACCGCGTCGAGACTATCGCCATCGCCTCCCGGGACACCGACTTCAAGCCCGCACTCGAGCTCGCGGGCCGGGAGGGCGTCCGCACGCTCGCCATCGCGCCGGGGAGCTACGGCCGCTCGGACGCGCTCCGGACGGCTGCCGACGAGAGCATCACCCTCGAGGAGTAG
- a CDS encoding S8 family serine peptidase, with translation MADGDNSWARRRFLKGVGIAGLTAGLAGTGTATPGRQPGAKPDEVLVGVSATAEDVPSTVAQYVPGNAEIVHTNETLRYVAVQFPSEAADTARENFIEAVTAKDHVKYAETNATHEAFATPNDPQFGSQYAPEQVNAPTAWDTTFGDSSVTIAVVDTGAQYDHPDLADNYASDPGRDFVDSDADPYPDVPADEYHGTHVSGCAAAVVDNGTGVAGQGNSTLINGRALDENGSGSTADIADAIQWAADQGADVVNLSLGGGGYTETMKNAVSYATNNGALVVAAAGNNGSSSVSYPAAYSESMAVSAVDDAENLASFSQYGDAVELAAPGVDVLSTTTETRGSYEQLSGTSMATPVVSGVAGLTLAQWSLSNADLRNHLKSTAGDIGLPSTQQGSGQVDAAAAVTTEPGSGGGDGGDGGDDGGTGDSTTTSVNGSLSSYADYDDYSYGWTYDAPSQVVVELDGPADADFDLYLNTGTTANASPGDYDYASYTADSQETIVVDAPDDSTDLQIDVDSYSGSGSYTVTVTEYQ, from the coding sequence ATGGCAGATGGTGACAACAGTTGGGCGAGGCGTCGCTTCCTGAAAGGAGTCGGTATCGCTGGGTTGACTGCCGGGCTGGCCGGGACGGGGACCGCAACCCCGGGCCGACAGCCGGGGGCGAAGCCGGACGAGGTGCTCGTCGGCGTGTCGGCGACGGCGGAGGACGTGCCCTCGACGGTCGCACAGTACGTGCCGGGCAACGCGGAGATCGTCCACACGAACGAGACGCTTCGCTACGTCGCGGTGCAGTTCCCGAGCGAGGCCGCCGACACCGCACGCGAGAACTTCATCGAGGCGGTTACGGCCAAAGACCACGTCAAGTACGCCGAGACGAACGCGACCCACGAGGCGTTCGCGACACCGAACGACCCACAGTTCGGGAGCCAGTACGCCCCCGAGCAGGTCAACGCGCCGACGGCGTGGGACACGACCTTCGGCGACTCGTCGGTGACCATCGCGGTCGTCGACACGGGCGCCCAGTACGACCACCCGGACCTCGCGGACAACTACGCCAGCGACCCCGGGCGTGACTTCGTCGACAGCGACGCGGACCCGTACCCGGACGTGCCGGCCGACGAGTACCACGGCACGCACGTTTCGGGCTGTGCGGCGGCCGTCGTCGACAACGGCACCGGCGTCGCCGGGCAGGGGAACTCCACGCTGATCAACGGTCGCGCGCTGGACGAGAACGGCAGCGGCTCCACCGCCGACATCGCCGACGCGATCCAGTGGGCCGCCGACCAGGGCGCCGACGTGGTCAACCTCAGCCTCGGTGGCGGCGGCTACACGGAGACGATGAAAAACGCCGTGAGCTACGCGACGAACAACGGCGCGCTCGTCGTGGCCGCCGCGGGGAACAACGGCTCTTCGTCGGTCTCCTACCCGGCGGCGTACTCGGAGTCGATGGCGGTCTCGGCGGTCGACGACGCCGAGAACCTCGCGTCGTTCTCCCAGTACGGCGACGCCGTCGAACTCGCCGCGCCGGGCGTCGACGTGCTCTCGACGACGACGGAAACCCGCGGGAGCTACGAACAGCTTTCGGGCACGTCGATGGCGACGCCGGTCGTCTCGGGCGTCGCCGGCCTGACGCTCGCCCAGTGGAGCCTCTCGAACGCCGACCTCCGGAACCACCTCAAGTCGACGGCCGGCGACATCGGCCTCCCGAGCACTCAGCAGGGGAGCGGGCAGGTCGACGCCGCGGCGGCGGTGACGACCGAACCCGGAAGCGGCGGGGGGGACGGTGGCGACGGCGGCGATGACGGCGGCACCGGCGACTCCACCACCACGTCGGTCAACGGGAGCCTCTCGAGCTACGCCGACTACGACGACTACAGCTACGGGTGGACCTACGACGCGCCCTCGCAGGTCGTGGTCGAACTCGACGGGCCCGCCGACGCGGACTTCGACCTCTACCTCAACACCGGCACCACCGCGAACGCGTCGCCGGGCGACTACGACTACGCCTCCTACACCGCCGACAGTCAGGAGACCATCGTGGTCGACGCGCCCGACGACTCGACCGACCTCCAGATCGACGTGGACTCCTACAGCGGGTCGGGGAGCTACACGGTGACGGTCACGGAGTACCAGTAA
- a CDS encoding HVO_0476 family zinc finger protein, with protein MSESAERLPLPCPSCSPGEETVHEVLSPGGQTTVRCTECGHVHKEKIETPDEVTVDVVVSQDGDSYKATLNAVAEEEIEAGDEFVVETPEAIQQVRVTSLEIGPERRTEHAEMSEVDTVWSRVVDNVGVNVTIHPKEGDSRSEKSRSTKAFLPGDFEFSVGETYEFGDDEFEVESIQLRDDVADDYRHKKLDHEGDTAFGKDIKRVFGRDTKTSAWSAW; from the coding sequence ATGAGCGAGTCCGCAGAGCGTCTGCCGCTTCCCTGCCCGTCGTGTTCGCCGGGCGAGGAGACGGTCCACGAGGTGCTGTCCCCCGGCGGTCAGACCACGGTTCGGTGTACGGAGTGTGGCCACGTCCACAAGGAGAAGATCGAGACCCCTGACGAGGTCACCGTCGACGTCGTCGTCTCGCAGGACGGCGACTCCTACAAGGCGACCCTGAACGCCGTCGCCGAGGAGGAGATCGAAGCCGGCGACGAGTTCGTCGTCGAGACCCCCGAGGCGATCCAGCAGGTCCGAGTCACGAGCCTCGAAATCGGTCCGGAGCGACGCACCGAACACGCCGAGATGAGCGAGGTCGACACCGTCTGGAGCCGCGTCGTCGACAACGTCGGCGTCAACGTCACCATCCACCCGAAGGAGGGTGACAGCCGCTCGGAGAAGTCCCGAAGCACCAAGGCGTTCCTGCCCGGCGACTTCGAGTTCAGCGTGGGCGAGACCTACGAGTTCGGCGACGACGAGTTCGAGGTCGAGAGCATCCAACTCCGCGACGACGTGGCCGACGACTACCGACACAAGAAACTCGACCACGAGGGCGACACCGCCTTCGGCAAGGACATCAAGCGCGTCTTCGGCCGCGACACGAAGACCAGCGCCTGGTCGGCCTGGTAG
- a CDS encoding DUF5830 family protein has translation MSTREAKKELGLELLAHLEDEELSLAETIDRLEAVTTSPSLTREILDAAEKRGLIEREDGRLRTRTGGTFVRMGSDVVQRDGDYDCRRCGASISTGHFVQFESGELGPFGPSCVRKVLGRE, from the coding sequence GTGTCGACCCGCGAGGCGAAAAAGGAGCTCGGCCTCGAACTGCTCGCCCATCTGGAGGACGAGGAGCTCTCGCTGGCGGAGACGATCGACCGGCTGGAGGCGGTGACCACCAGCCCCTCGCTCACTCGGGAGATCCTCGACGCCGCCGAGAAGCGCGGGCTGATCGAGCGCGAGGACGGTCGACTGCGCACTCGCACGGGGGGGACGTTCGTGCGGATGGGTAGCGACGTAGTCCAGCGCGACGGCGACTACGACTGCCGGCGCTGTGGCGCGAGCATCTCGACGGGTCACTTCGTGCAGTTCGAGAGCGGGGAGTTGGGTCCGTTCGGGCCGTCGTGCGTGCGGAAAGTGCTGGGTCGGGAGTAG
- a CDS encoding amino acid permease encodes MVERTRTLGFRVAFALGLGTMIAAGIFSLSGKAVHLIGSSAVIAFVIAALVASITAAAYSEFASIYSENGGGYLFTSRTFEEQDLLTYAIGASLFLGYTGTTAFYLATMDEWFFLFILPEWVGSALPHGTVGITAAVLLGTLNARGTEESGTFQVIVTGAKVAVLLVFIGGAINFAGPAEATTTFTGDFGSLTGQSTDILSVAALAFITFFGFSAIAASAGEIIDPKNTVPKAIAASIVTVTVLYTFVIIAMVNTPATIAGRPRAEVLQAGETAMGEVAAAFLGPVGQLLIVAGAVFSMVSASNASILAASGIGSLMGRQGHAPRKFSRIHPDYGTPFYSVGSATAVIAGLILVFMTLFGHNGVLGAIEAVPELGLDPLTGFATFNLLVPLSVVNVTLIYSRRNEPNLTRGFEMPLVPYLPVVGVLANVALVTQLPTLGVIIGVGLTLLVVGAYVLWGGAPEAEELVQRAAGERQVVSSIGGGEVRPAGDEDRFTVLVPINRLERATDHARLASRIGALYEGTPVVKVLNIVNVPDQADSTAFLDTAEERMDRLEDELAGIEGEVAADLLAEGHVSRDVAFDILQTARDDGVDRILMGIPEENPHITEQVEYEAPCDTLFVGGGDRPADLARLTIGAGGGPHHNALLDLAERLGDEGSRIDVVSVDPEGESGVAEDVEPTLSVFDDDEDVHVHEVTSDNIAGALIDEAAKHDAVLAIGATRTRLLRQWVFGSTTDRAVSLAEERDVPVIVYATAAAGGMRGRLGEALFAPYRYLRKLLG; translated from the coding sequence GTGGTAGAGCGAACCCGAACACTCGGCTTCCGTGTGGCGTTCGCACTGGGGCTGGGGACGATGATCGCGGCGGGGATCTTCTCGCTGTCGGGGAAGGCGGTCCACCTGATCGGGTCGAGCGCCGTCATCGCCTTCGTCATCGCGGCGCTGGTGGCCAGCATCACCGCCGCGGCCTACTCGGAGTTCGCCTCGATCTACTCCGAGAACGGCGGCGGCTACCTCTTCACCTCCCGCACCTTCGAGGAGCAGGACCTGCTGACCTACGCTATCGGCGCCTCGCTGTTCCTCGGCTACACCGGGACGACCGCGTTCTACCTCGCGACGATGGACGAGTGGTTCTTCCTGTTCATCCTCCCCGAGTGGGTGGGGTCGGCGCTCCCTCACGGGACCGTCGGGATCACCGCGGCCGTCCTGCTGGGCACGCTGAACGCCCGCGGGACCGAGGAGTCAGGTACCTTCCAAGTGATCGTCACGGGGGCGAAGGTGGCGGTGCTACTGGTGTTCATCGGCGGCGCGATCAACTTCGCCGGCCCCGCCGAGGCGACGACGACGTTCACCGGCGACTTCGGCAGCCTGACCGGCCAGTCGACCGATATCCTCTCGGTGGCGGCGCTGGCGTTCATCACCTTCTTCGGGTTCTCGGCCATCGCGGCCTCCGCCGGCGAGATCATCGACCCGAAGAACACGGTGCCGAAAGCGATCGCGGCCTCGATCGTCACCGTCACCGTCCTCTACACGTTCGTCATCATCGCGATGGTCAACACCCCCGCGACCATCGCCGGCCGACCGCGCGCGGAGGTGCTACAGGCCGGCGAGACGGCGATGGGCGAGGTCGCCGCGGCCTTCCTCGGCCCGGTCGGCCAACTGCTGATCGTCGCCGGCGCGGTGTTCTCGATGGTGTCGGCGTCGAACGCGTCGATCCTCGCGGCCTCCGGGATCGGCTCCCTGATGGGCCGACAGGGTCACGCCCCGCGGAAGTTCTCCCGCATCCACCCCGATTACGGGACGCCGTTCTACTCGGTCGGGAGCGCGACTGCCGTGATCGCCGGCCTCATCCTCGTGTTCATGACGCTGTTCGGCCACAACGGCGTGCTGGGTGCGATCGAGGCGGTCCCCGAACTCGGTCTCGACCCGCTGACCGGCTTCGCGACGTTCAACCTCCTCGTGCCGCTGTCGGTCGTCAACGTCACGCTGATCTACTCCCGGCGGAACGAGCCGAACCTCACCCGCGGCTTCGAGATGCCGCTCGTCCCCTACCTCCCGGTCGTCGGCGTGCTGGCAAACGTCGCGCTGGTGACCCAGCTCCCGACGCTCGGCGTGATCATCGGCGTCGGCCTGACGCTGCTGGTCGTCGGCGCCTACGTCCTCTGGGGCGGCGCGCCCGAGGCCGAGGAACTGGTCCAGCGGGCCGCCGGCGAGCGGCAGGTGGTCAGCTCCATCGGCGGCGGCGAGGTCCGGCCGGCGGGCGACGAGGACCGGTTCACCGTGCTGGTGCCGATCAACCGCCTCGAACGGGCGACCGACCACGCGCGGCTGGCCTCCCGGATCGGCGCACTCTACGAGGGGACGCCGGTCGTGAAGGTGCTCAACATCGTCAACGTCCCCGATCAGGCCGACTCGACGGCGTTCCTCGACACCGCCGAGGAGCGTATGGATCGGCTGGAGGACGAACTCGCCGGGATCGAAGGGGAGGTCGCCGCGGACCTGCTCGCAGAGGGGCACGTCTCGCGGGACGTGGCGTTCGACATCCTCCAGACGGCTCGGGACGACGGCGTCGACCGCATTCTGATGGGGATTCCCGAGGAGAACCCCCACATCACCGAGCAGGTGGAGTACGAGGCGCCGTGTGACACGCTGTTCGTCGGCGGCGGGGATCGACCGGCCGACCTCGCACGGCTCACCATCGGCGCCGGCGGTGGGCCGCACCACAACGCGCTGCTCGACCTCGCCGAGCGGTTGGGCGACGAAGGGAGCCGGATCGACGTGGTCAGCGTCGACCCCGAGGGCGAGAGCGGCGTCGCCGAGGACGTGGAGCCGACCCTGTCGGTGTTCGACGACGACGAGGACGTGCACGTCCACGAGGTCACGAGCGACAACATCGCCGGGGCGCTGATCGACGAGGCGGCGAAACACGACGCCGTCCTCGCCATCGGCGCGACCCGGACGCGGCTCCTCCGGCAGTGGGTGTTCGGGTCGACGACCGACCGCGCGGTGTCGCTGGCAGAGGAGCGGGACGTGCCGGTGATCGTCTACGCGACGGCGGCGGCCGGCGGGATGCGGGGACGGCTGGGCGAGGCGCTGTTCGCCCCCTACCGCTACCTCCGGAAGCTGCTCGGGTAG
- a CDS encoding rhomboid family intramembrane serine protease: protein MATCDVCGKQENMPYECRRCGGTFCSEHRLPENHDCPGLQWDDPVGLYDDDTGGGRSGGAVGNVRDRATSTWRSYFRGNTTFVFLLAMWVTWVTQIALRLVAPELEATLFVLRSSHPEYVWTWFTSVFAHGGIVHIVTNSIGIFFFGQVVERRLGSKRFAALFLASGAIAGLAQIGATILLVGPDVSVGVVGASGALLAIMGVLTILNPGLTVYLYFLLPVPIWLLTIGFAAFSLLQGFGVAEGGGNVAHWAHLAGLAVGLLYGTYVQGKVEPPQRLQFGGGGPGGPGRRGGGRF from the coding sequence ATGGCGACCTGTGACGTGTGTGGCAAGCAAGAGAACATGCCCTACGAGTGTCGGCGCTGTGGGGGGACCTTCTGTTCGGAACACCGGCTCCCGGAGAACCACGACTGTCCGGGGCTACAGTGGGACGACCCCGTCGGCCTGTACGACGACGACACCGGGGGCGGCCGCTCGGGCGGGGCCGTCGGGAACGTGCGCGACCGCGCGACCTCGACGTGGCGGAGCTACTTCCGCGGGAACACGACGTTCGTGTTCCTGCTGGCGATGTGGGTGACGTGGGTGACTCAGATCGCGCTGCGACTGGTGGCCCCGGAGCTCGAGGCGACGCTGTTCGTCCTCCGATCCAGTCACCCCGAGTACGTCTGGACGTGGTTCACCTCGGTGTTCGCCCACGGGGGGATCGTCCACATCGTCACCAACAGCATCGGGATCTTCTTCTTCGGCCAGGTGGTCGAGCGGCGGCTGGGAAGCAAGCGCTTCGCGGCGCTGTTCCTCGCCTCCGGCGCCATCGCCGGCCTCGCCCAGATCGGGGCGACGATCCTGCTGGTCGGCCCCGACGTCTCCGTCGGCGTCGTCGGCGCCAGCGGCGCGCTCCTGGCGATCATGGGCGTGCTGACGATCCTGAACCCCGGGCTGACGGTCTACCTCTACTTCCTACTGCCGGTGCCGATCTGGCTGCTGACCATCGGCTTCGCCGCGTTCAGCCTGCTTCAGGGGTTCGGGGTCGCCGAGGGTGGCGGCAACGTCGCCCACTGGGCACACCTCGCCGGGCTGGCGGTCGGCCTGCTCTACGGCACGTACGTCCAAGGGAAAGTCGAGCCGCCACAGCGCCTCCAGTTCGGCGGCGGCGGCCCGGGCGGCCCCGGTCGCCGCGGCGGCGGCCGGTTCTGA
- a CDS encoding TIGR04076 family protein has translation MTDDEGAFELYDLRVECVDIEGEPVASYEVGDYFEVHGEELVFPEGQTFSMYALSALLPLLPAKQRETHPNDWMTTDTRVSGPDPNVQGVFRITRTEKRRFDHDEVSGEALDTDR, from the coding sequence ATGACCGACGACGAGGGTGCGTTCGAACTGTACGACCTGCGAGTGGAGTGTGTCGATATCGAAGGCGAACCGGTAGCGAGCTACGAAGTGGGCGACTACTTCGAAGTTCACGGCGAGGAACTGGTGTTCCCGGAGGGCCAGACGTTCTCGATGTACGCGCTGTCGGCGCTGTTGCCGCTGCTGCCCGCGAAGCAGCGCGAGACTCACCCCAACGACTGGATGACCACGGACACCCGCGTCTCTGGGCCGGACCCGAACGTACAGGGCGTGTTCCGGATCACGCGAACGGAGAAACGCCGCTTCGACCACGACGAGGTGTCGGGGGAGGCCCTCGACACCGACCGCTGA
- a CDS encoding aldo/keto reductase: protein MESRQLVEGYEVSPIIKGGWQLATDHSDDRSATPVEDMFAFVDRGITTFDCADIYTGVEALIGEFRATYEERRGEPAPINVHTKFVPDRSRLDEVTPEYVERIIDRSRERLGVETLDLVQFHWWDFDTPGYVDAARTLADLRERGKIAHVGVTNFDRDHLAELVDAGVPVVSNQVQYSLLDRRPERRLADYCRANDIGLLCYGSLAGGFLTDAYRGAPEPTGEMENRSLTKYELIIEEAGGWERYQSLLDTVGEVAAKHDASVANVATAFVLDRPAVRAAIVGARNTDHLEDTVRTPEVSLDTEDVARLEAATDDLRDVPGEVYGLEREPGGRHAEIMKYELNEE, encoded by the coding sequence ATGGAGTCACGCCAACTGGTCGAGGGGTACGAGGTCTCGCCGATCATCAAGGGCGGCTGGCAGCTCGCGACCGACCACAGCGACGACCGGAGCGCGACGCCGGTCGAGGACATGTTCGCCTTCGTCGACCGGGGGATCACCACGTTCGACTGCGCGGACATCTACACCGGCGTCGAGGCCCTCATCGGGGAGTTCCGCGCGACCTACGAGGAGCGCCGCGGCGAGCCGGCACCGATCAACGTCCACACGAAGTTCGTCCCGGACCGGAGCCGGCTGGACGAGGTTACCCCCGAGTACGTCGAACGGATCATCGACCGCTCGCGGGAGCGCCTCGGCGTCGAGACGCTCGATCTGGTCCAGTTCCACTGGTGGGACTTCGACACGCCGGGCTACGTCGACGCGGCCCGGACGCTCGCGGACCTGCGCGAGCGGGGGAAGATCGCCCACGTCGGCGTGACGAACTTCGACCGGGACCACCTCGCCGAACTCGTCGACGCCGGGGTCCCCGTCGTCAGCAACCAGGTGCAGTACTCGCTGCTCGACCGCCGCCCCGAGCGCAGGCTGGCTGACTACTGCCGAGCCAACGACATCGGCCTGCTCTGTTACGGCTCGCTGGCCGGCGGCTTCCTCACCGACGCCTACCGCGGCGCCCCCGAGCCGACGGGGGAGATGGAGAACCGCTCGCTGACGAAGTACGAACTCATCATCGAGGAGGCCGGCGGCTGGGAGCGCTACCAGTCCCTGCTCGACACCGTGGGGGAGGTCGCAGCGAAACACGACGCCTCGGTCGCCAACGTCGCCACGGCCTTCGTCCTCGACCGACCCGCCGTCCGCGCCGCCATCGTGGGCGCCCGGAACACCGACCACCTCGAGGACACCGTCCGGACGCCCGAGGTTTCCCTCGACACCGAGGACGTGGCGCGCCTCGAAGCGGCCACTGACGACCTGCGGGACGTGCCGGGCGAGGTCTACGGCCTCGAACGGGAACCCGGCGGCCGCCACGCCGAGATCATGAAGTACGAACTCAACGAGGAGTGA
- a CDS encoding helix-turn-helix domain-containing protein translates to MSENAERRLARRIAGEVVLSDDPGATLRKWRTDFEVSQTALAGEIDVSSSVVSDYESGRRESPGIGVVRRLVEGLLAIDAARGGAHIRQYARVVSAGFESDIVLDLREYSRAVPMDEFYAATGATELADSGAEHVNGHTVIDSIEAITRLSSEEFYRLYGESTDRALVFTEVTRGESPLVALRVLTPTPNTVVLHGIEPEDVWDHAPALAKRDGFSLATSTKDLDEMLADLRALP, encoded by the coding sequence GTGAGCGAGAACGCAGAGCGTCGGCTCGCACGGCGCATCGCGGGCGAGGTGGTCCTCTCGGACGACCCCGGTGCGACGCTGCGGAAGTGGCGCACCGACTTCGAGGTGTCCCAGACGGCGCTGGCCGGAGAGATCGACGTCTCCTCCTCGGTGGTTTCGGACTACGAGAGCGGTCGCCGGGAGAGCCCCGGGATCGGCGTCGTCCGGCGGCTGGTGGAGGGGCTGCTGGCCATCGACGCCGCCCGGGGTGGCGCCCACATCCGACAGTACGCACGGGTCGTCAGCGCCGGCTTCGAGAGCGACATCGTCCTCGACCTGCGGGAGTACTCCCGGGCGGTCCCCATGGACGAGTTCTACGCGGCCACCGGTGCGACCGAACTCGCCGACAGCGGCGCCGAACACGTCAACGGCCACACCGTCATCGATAGCATCGAAGCGATCACCCGGCTCTCCAGCGAGGAGTTCTACCGGCTCTACGGCGAGAGCACCGATCGCGCACTCGTCTTCACGGAAGTCACGCGCGGGGAGTCGCCGCTGGTGGCGCTGCGCGTGCTGACGCCGACGCCGAACACGGTCGTCCTCCACGGGATCGAACCCGAGGACGTGTGGGACCACGCGCCCGCGCTGGCCAAGCGCGACGGGTTCTCGCTGGCTACCTCGACCAAGGACTTAGACGAGATGCTGGCGGACCTGCGGGCGCTGCCCTGA
- a CDS encoding pyridoxal phosphate-dependent aminotransferase produces MEYEEPKFFHVMGYVGDAEGDVIDMVSGNPDWEPPQALRDGLREYAEFEPDRFQYPPSQGTPELIAEIAERRGVDPERVVITNGTGEANYLGMAAALEREAGDEVLLTDPVYPYYPGKTKILGGDATFVPANRDGSLNVDAYREAMSEETALVVLNTPNNPTGAVYDHSKVEAIIRLCEEYDALAVVDEVYDHFDLSGEFESALTIDSDHRIVTSGFSKSLAITGFRVGYAIFPEWLVENAKARHMLVNVATTRPGQHAVLRGLDGADAAYYEAARELIRERVDTFTDALDAAGAEYTRPDGAFYVMARFEGYPGTMENVERLIDEAGVAGMPGEGFGDAYDDWLRFALVTPRVEEAADRLAEFFAGEPGAE; encoded by the coding sequence ATGGAGTACGAGGAGCCCAAGTTCTTCCACGTGATGGGCTACGTCGGCGACGCCGAGGGCGACGTGATCGACATGGTCAGCGGCAACCCCGACTGGGAGCCACCGCAGGCGCTCCGGGACGGGCTGAGAGAGTACGCCGAGTTCGAGCCGGACCGCTTCCAGTACCCGCCGAGCCAGGGGACGCCCGAACTGATCGCCGAAATCGCCGAGCGACGCGGCGTCGACCCCGAGCGAGTGGTGATCACCAACGGCACCGGCGAGGCGAACTACCTCGGGATGGCCGCTGCGCTGGAGCGCGAGGCCGGCGACGAGGTGCTGCTCACCGATCCGGTCTACCCCTACTACCCCGGGAAGACGAAGATACTTGGCGGCGACGCGACGTTCGTCCCGGCGAACCGCGACGGCAGCCTGAACGTCGACGCCTACCGTGAGGCGATGAGCGAGGAGACCGCGCTCGTGGTGCTCAACACGCCCAACAACCCCACCGGCGCCGTCTACGACCACAGCAAGGTCGAAGCGATCATCCGCCTCTGTGAGGAGTACGACGCGCTGGCGGTCGTCGACGAGGTGTACGACCACTTCGACCTCTCCGGGGAGTTCGAGTCCGCACTCACCATCGACTCAGACCACCGGATCGTCACCTCCGGCTTCTCGAAGTCGCTGGCGATCACCGGCTTCCGCGTGGGCTACGCGATATTCCCGGAGTGGCTCGTCGAGAACGCGAAGGCTCGGCACATGCTCGTCAACGTCGCTACCACCCGGCCCGGCCAACACGCCGTTCTCCGGGGACTCGACGGCGCCGACGCCGCCTACTACGAGGCCGCCCGTGAGCTGATCCGCGAGCGCGTGGACACGTTCACCGACGCGCTCGACGCCGCCGGTGCGGAGTACACCCGACCGGACGGCGCGTTCTACGTGATGGCTCGCTTCGAAGGGTACCCCGGAACGATGGAGAACGTCGAACGCCTCATCGACGAGGCCGGCGTCGCCGGGATGCCCGGCGAGGGGTTCGGCGACGCCTACGACGACTGGCTCCGCTTCGCGCTCGTCACCCCGCGCGTCGAGGAGGCTGCCGACCGGTTAGCGGAGTTCTTCGCGGGGGAGCCCGGCGCCGAATAG